One candidate division WOR-3 bacterium DNA segment encodes these proteins:
- a CDS encoding type II secretion system protein translates to MGIKKESCTGGVEMKIKRKQKKNGFTMVEILVVVAIIGILSSLVTWNVSNSIKRAREAQLKVMMRNLADDLLSYAPEYDLKHRWGKNYDERYLNGKLEKLWENKPFDNVFNHKNPFSFSKVVLNWRSVPGYLKNPAIFITNNRRYSYDRIPPNRVMKRLKGSLVVWMRNKYSRVEVYYVNMDGKKSHYKISGE, encoded by the coding sequence ATGGGTATCAAAAAAGAATCCTGTACCGGAGGTGTTGAAATGAAAATAAAAAGAAAACAGAAAAAGAACGGTTTCACAATGGTTGAAATTCTTGTCGTCGTCGCGATCATCGGTATCCTCAGTTCTCTGGTTACCTGGAATGTAAGTAACTCGATAAAACGTGCACGGGAAGCCCAGCTTAAGGTCATGATGAGAAACCTCGCCGACGATCTTCTTTCGTACGCTCCGGAATACGATTTAAAACACCGCTGGGGGAAAAACTATGATGAACGTTATCTCAACGGAAAGCTGGAAAAACTCTGGGAGAACAAACCTTTTGACAATGTCTTCAATCACAAAAATCCTTTTTCCTTCAGTAAAGTGGTGTTAAACTGGCGCAGTGTCCCCGGCTATCTGAAAAACCCGGCGATCTTCATCACCAACAACCGCCGTTACTCTTATGACCGTATCCCCCCCAATCGGGTTATGAAAAGGTTAAAAGGAAGTCTTGTTGTCTGGATGAGAAATAAATACTCCCGCGTGGAAGTCTATTATGTAAATATGGACGGAAAAAAATCTCATTATAAAATAAGCGGCGAATAA